In one window of Halocatena salina DNA:
- a CDS encoding S8 family peptidase, which yields MARYNRRTFLRLTGVTLGAATAGVGTTAGATGENSRFLIDLREVSRSAIPSDVNIIHDISQIDLLAARGDPNSVGGKAATTPDIKVNQHDAGPVVEYDGPTVSEKSRSHNHDGAPTNTELQWDKRVQNVGDLTDKPGGGTFIHDTTKGEGTRVAVVDSGVYDAHPDLQGVVNDELSKNFTTDRYDWRPHGAGSHGTHVAGTIAATNSNDGPAGGVLGTAPETEIVAHRVFSGVKGEEASTGDTIAALADAADKGCDAANFSVGYVNHNPEKHPELREIKSMYQRLSKYVRKKGMVFVNSAGNSSLDMDKTNVLSLPTEVEGIFGVAATGPIGCGWGGKHSANEAKWLTGNRLEEPTTEPAFYTNYGSAVDVSAAGGNADLEALDSVEWAKRDLVYSSVYKTTENGTTVSGYGWKAGTSMAAPQVTGAVALVRSLRPTASVEEVESLIQATASDAPGDKAYHGAGHLNLKQLVKRA from the coding sequence ATGGCACGATACAATAGACGGACGTTTCTACGGTTGACCGGTGTGACGCTCGGTGCTGCAACGGCGGGTGTGGGAACCACGGCGGGAGCAACGGGGGAGAACTCACGGTTCCTCATCGATCTACGCGAGGTATCGCGGTCTGCAATTCCGAGCGACGTCAACATCATACACGACATCTCCCAAATCGATCTGTTGGCTGCCCGTGGGGATCCGAATTCTGTCGGGGGAAAAGCGGCGACGACACCTGACATCAAAGTCAATCAGCACGATGCCGGTCCAGTAGTCGAATACGACGGCCCAACGGTTAGCGAGAAGAGTCGAAGCCATAACCACGACGGAGCGCCCACCAATACCGAACTCCAATGGGACAAGCGCGTTCAAAATGTTGGTGATCTAACTGACAAACCGGGCGGCGGAACGTTTATTCATGACACGACGAAGGGGGAAGGCACTCGCGTCGCAGTCGTGGATTCCGGCGTCTATGACGCCCACCCCGACCTTCAGGGCGTTGTCAACGATGAGCTATCGAAGAACTTCACCACGGACCGCTACGACTGGCGGCCACATGGTGCTGGCAGTCACGGGACCCACGTCGCTGGCACCATCGCCGCAACGAACAGCAACGACGGTCCGGCTGGCGGTGTTCTCGGTACCGCGCCTGAAACCGAGATTGTTGCTCACCGGGTATTCTCCGGTGTCAAGGGAGAAGAGGCATCGACCGGGGATACGATTGCGGCACTCGCAGATGCTGCGGACAAGGGCTGTGACGCCGCGAACTTCAGCGTCGGCTACGTGAATCATAATCCCGAGAAGCATCCAGAACTCCGCGAGATCAAGTCGATGTACCAGCGACTGTCGAAGTACGTCCGAAAGAAGGGCATGGTCTTCGTGAATTCCGCGGGCAATAGTTCGCTCGATATGGACAAGACGAACGTTCTATCGCTCCCGACCGAGGTTGAGGGGATTTTCGGCGTGGCGGCGACCGGTCCCATCGGCTGTGGGTGGGGTGGCAAGCACAGCGCCAACGAAGCGAAGTGGCTCACAGGCAACCGACTAGAGGAGCCGACGACCGAACCGGCCTTTTACACCAACTACGGTAGTGCAGTCGATGTCAGCGCCGCTGGCGGAAACGCTGACCTCGAAGCGCTCGACAGTGTCGAGTGGGCAAAACGAGATCTCGTTTACTCGTCCGTCTACAAAACCACCGAGAACGGCACCACTGTCTCGGGCTATGGCTGGAAGGCGGGTACCTCAATGGCTGCACCACAGGTCACAGGCGCAGTCGCGCTGGTGCGGTCGCTTCGACCCACTGCCAGCGTCGAGGAAGTCGAATCACTCATCCAAGCGACTGCTAGCGACGCTCCCGGCGATAAAGCCTACCACGGTGCTGGTCATCTCAACCTCAAACAGCTCGTCAAGCGCGCCTGA
- a CDS encoding MBL fold metallo-hydrolase, with amino-acid sequence MTPDSDISVRLVRNATVLVTIRDTTFLVDPIFTSPGENPPAPNSPNDRRNPLVSMPDVDLSHDAVVVTHRHPDHWDEAAKEELEADVPLFCQPEEADAFADEGFTDVRPVDDEESFDDITIHRTPGHHGHGELAEEMGPVSGFVFEGDETLYLAGDTIWYEPVERTLDQFEPDMVVLNGGEAQFERGEPITMGVEDISAVRDATDAEVVVVHMEAINHCLLTREELRAATESVHVPDDGEQITL; translated from the coding sequence GTCCGGAACGCCACCGTCCTCGTGACCATTCGTGATACGACGTTCCTCGTCGACCCAATATTTACATCACCGGGTGAGAATCCGCCCGCACCAAATTCGCCGAATGACCGGAGGAATCCACTCGTCTCAATGCCCGACGTCGACCTGTCCCACGACGCCGTGGTCGTCACCCACCGTCACCCCGACCACTGGGACGAAGCGGCAAAAGAGGAACTCGAGGCGGACGTTCCGTTGTTCTGTCAGCCTGAGGAGGCGGACGCCTTCGCCGACGAGGGGTTCACTGACGTTCGGCCCGTTGACGATGAAGAATCTTTCGACGACATCACTATCCACCGGACGCCCGGCCACCACGGCCACGGAGAGTTAGCTGAGGAGATGGGACCAGTTTCTGGGTTTGTCTTTGAAGGCGACGAGACGTTGTACCTCGCTGGTGATACGATCTGGTACGAGCCGGTCGAACGGACGCTCGACCAGTTCGAGCCCGATATGGTCGTCCTCAACGGTGGGGAAGCGCAGTTCGAACGGGGCGAACCCATCACAATGGGCGTCGAGGATATCTCTGCCGTCCGTGACGCTACCGACGCCGAAGTTGTCGTTGTGCACATGGAAGCCATCAACCACTGCCTGCTCACCCGCGAGGAACTGCGGGCGGCGACAGAGAGTGTTCACGTTCCCGATGACGGAGAACAAATCACTTTGTAA